Proteins from one Podospora pseudocomata strain CBS 415.72m chromosome 4, whole genome shotgun sequence genomic window:
- a CDS encoding hypothetical protein (EggNog:ENOG503P2C0), whose translation MLPILAILIGTKAFKDYETIEDLLNIQPSESEMIHLQWKESVLDLPFFKSMSARGTPGKIETATAFSKRLRLLGFRAGYSGPPTIHDFRAEGLYWIDKLYTVAQRMKHAGQKDPNTYNNHYQPNNSGTDCQGCYFGLDVRNIANDLFRGLTLARNPQLWQTLPAEKQEEDSETRTQSHAIGTFTPKDEG comes from the exons ATGCTTCCGATATTGGCCATTCTCATTGGCACAAAGGCTTTCAAGGATTACGAAACCATAGAAGATCTACTCAACATACAACCATCAGAAAGCGAGATGATCCACTTACAGTGGAAGGAAAGCGTCCTTGACTTGCCCTTTTTCAAGAGCATGTCTGCAAGAGGTACGCCGGGAAAGATAGAAACGGCGACTGCATTCAGCAAGCGCCTTAGGCTCCTGGGTTTCCGCGCTGGGTATTCAGGTCCTCCCACAATTCACGACTTTAGAGCTGAGGGGCTATACTGGATTG ATAAGTTATACACCGTTGCCCAGAGAATGAAGCATGCTGGCCAGAAAGACCCCAACACGTACAACAACCATTATCAGCCCAATAATAGCGGTACAGATTGCCAGGGCTGCTATTTCGGCCTTGATGTGCGCAACATCGCCAACGATCTCTTCCGCGGCTTAACACTTGCGCGCAACCCACAGCTGTGGCAGACTCTCCCAGCAGAAAAGCAAGAAGA AGACAGCGAGACACGGACTCAGTCACACGCCATAGGAACCTTTACGCCGAAAGACGAAGGTTGA
- a CDS encoding hypothetical protein (CAZy:AA3; COG:E; EggNog:ENOG503PA8A), with protein sequence MAAKFTHCLTAILALCATPALAIPGGGNNNNQDVYDYVIVGSGPGGSPLASNLAKAGYSVLLLEAGDDQSADIGTQLINVGSTSNANRWGFYVRQYGDDTQQLKNNHLTWRRADGTLFVGNGSSAPADATPLGVFYPRGATLGGSSVINAGVTVLPSKSTWDEIWRKTGDRSWSGDNIRKIFTRVERNHYLPPGTLGHGFNGYLDINGNDGEVYSRSPGILSVFRSMIASIGGNPNNALTDVTRDLNNPSPSRDTTQGLFGLPFHANQTWGRFSARTIVLDTLAAKKPSGSPRYPLTLKTNSLVTKVVFDRPRNKKPRAIGVEYLEGQSLYSADARHNPSNTGTKRTVRARKEVILSGGVFNTPQLLQLSGIGPKEHLRSLNISVLVDLPGVGSRLQDNPEYPVVGIAKDNQPFFTIPIPGEPDCFFGFGPPGVPDPCIDLWYQGLGPYARPAANTNAFMLKTNYSGDGELDILVFSLANFAFRGYWPNDAAVAIPPDPLGVFGFSVVKINPISQAGTVRLRSANPQDTPLINFEMFQTGADQDLGALAEAAAWGRRVYGNVEGPTGPMTTTEPPCDGGTGCFAGDKEWARDQSFGHHATSTCAIGGDRDRLAVLDSKFRVRGVDGLRVVDGSAFPKTPGAFPVLSTFLLSEKASVDVLADARRW encoded by the exons ATGGCAGCCAAATTTACGCATTGCTTGACGGCCATTCTGGCCCTGTGCGCCACCCCCGCACTTGCTATTCCAGGTggcggcaacaacaacaatcaaGATGTCTACGACTATGTGATTGTAGGCAGTGGACCCGGCGGATCTCCACTTGCttccaacctcgccaaagcCGGATACTCTGTCTTGCTCCTGGAGGCAGGCGATGACCAGAGCGCCGATATTGGAACACAGCTCATCAATGTCGGCAGTACGTCCAATGCCAACCGCTGGGGATTTTACGTGAGGCAGTATGGCGACGACACGCAGCAGCTGAAGAACAACCACCTGACATGGAGACGAGCTGACGGGACCTTGTTCGTTGGCAATGGAAGCTCTGCTCCAGCTGATGCCACGCCTTTGGGTGTTTTCTACCCCCGGGGCGCGACTCTCGGTGGGTCGTCGGTCATCAACGCCGGCGTTACAGTGTTGCCCAGCAAGAGCACCTGGGATGAAATTTGGAGGAAAACGGGTGACCGCAgctggag CGGTGACAACATTCGCAAGATCTTCACGCGTGTTGAGAGGAACCATTATCTCCCACCCGGAACCCTGGGCCATGGATTCAATGGCTATCTCGACATCAACGGAAATGATGGCGAGGTCTACTCTCGCAGTCCCGGCATTCTCTCCGTCTTCAGGTCTATGATCGCATCCATCGGcggcaaccccaacaacgcGCTCACCGATGTGACTCGCgatctcaacaacccctctccatctcgaGACACAACCCAAGGTCTTTTCGGCCTTCCTTTCCACGCCAACCAAACCTGGGGTCGTTTCAGTGCCCGCACCATCGTCCTTGACACTCTGGCTGCCAAAAAACCCAGTGGATCTCCTCGCTACCCCCTGACCCTCAAAACAAACAGCCTCGTGACCAAAGTCGTCTTCGACAGACCCCGAAACAAGAAGCCCCGTGCCATCGGAGTCGAGTACCTCGAAGGACAATCCCTCTACTCGGCCGACGCCCGCCACAACCCTTCCAACACAGGCACCAAACGCACCGTCAGAGCCCGCAAAGAAGTCATTCTCTCCGGCGGCGTCTTCAACACCCCgcaactcctccaactctcaGGAATCGGCCCAAAAGAACACCTCCGCTCGCTCAATATCTCCGTTCTAGTCGACCTCCCCGGCGTTGGCTCCCGCCTCCAAGACAACCCCGAATACCCCGTCGTCGGCATCGCAAAAGACAATCAACCCTTCTTCACGATCCCCATCCCAGGCGAGCCAGACTgcttcttcggcttcggccctCCCGGCGTCCCAGATCCGTGCATCGACCTCTGGTATCAGGGTCTTGGCCCCTATGCCCGCCCAGCGGCAAACACAAACGCTTTTATGCTCAAGACGAACTACTCCGGTGATGGGGAGCTTGACATTCTCGTGTTTAGTCTGGCGAATTTTGCGTTCAGGGGGTATTGGCCCAATGATGCGGCTGTAGCTATCCCTCCTGATCCGTTGGGGGTGTTTGGCTTTTCGGTTGTAAAGATCAATCCTATTTCCCAGGCGGGGACTGTTAGGTTGAGGAGTGCAAATCCGCAGGATACTCCCCTGATTAACTTTGAGATGTTCCAGACGGGGGCTGATCAAGATTTGGGAGCGTTGGCTGAGGCGGCTgcttgggggaggagggtttatGGGAATGTGGAGGGGCCGACGGGGCCGATGACGACTACTGAGCCGCCTTGTGACGGGGGGACGGGTTGTTTTGCTGGGGATAAGGAGTGGGCGAGGGATCAGAGTTTTGGGCATCATGCTACTAGTACCTGTGCTATTGGTGGGGATAGGGATCggttggcggtgttggaTAGCAAGTTTAGGGTTAGGGGCGTggatgggttgagggtggtggatgggagtgCGTTTCCCAAGACGCCAGGGGCGTTCCCGGTGCTGAGCACGTTTTTGTTGAGTGAGAAGGCGAGTGTGGATGTTTTGGCGGATGCtaggcggtggtga
- a CDS encoding hypothetical protein (EggNog:ENOG503P04U; COG:S), producing the protein MRLLNTRTLAFKQFFGRRPPYAILSHTWDGEEVSHQDVRDQIPSLQSKQGYRKLQESCRIAAEQRLEWAWVDTCCIDKANNAELTESINSMFRWYQQAAACFVYLSDLPATGELKTNLPNCRWFRRGWTLQELLAPEKVQFYDKDWDLRGTKDGLIVKLESITGIPANILTGHASIRQISIADRMSWAANRQTTRPEDVAYCLLGIFDVNLPMIYGEGENAFRRLQEEIIRKSNDMTIFAWQKSNKHVTSSLGSTTPHRSGSPLLATSPDDFTRQNKNETISILSIRNAAMSASINPEYIVTNKGLRITSSLLRLTQEDIGEPDQGLHYFLGLGEIKPRFSPPGQRGRMMGITLNKNGPDFFVRRNCPLRVLSEPEGSVLLTTCRRSFYIQLDDTATQPLNITSPVDAIAFPLQRLTTTTDPRAPEKITVWPGRARPESHWDETRRLFFLSNKRLLVLAISAFAIFQDGTRVELLMLVDQRAKRPAVQLFLQEKEAELYEWFLGRTEASDIHYWEQLPGELWRKASPWPGSQVEVVVGGGRRYVMSAWIQETDDPEAAALHQVVFRAERAGGVTDEIRAKL; encoded by the coding sequence ATGCGTCTCCTCAATACCCGAACCCTCGCCTTCAAGCAGTTCTTCGGCCGCCGACCGCCCTACGCCATCTTGTCGCACACTTGGGACGGAGAAGAAGTCTCACATCAAGATGTCCGGGACCAGATACCTTCGCTGCAGTCGAAACAAGGATACCGAAAATTACAGGAGTCCTGCAGGATAGCAGCCGAACAGCGGCTCGAGTGGGCATGGGTCGACACTTGCTGCATCGACAAGGCGAACAATGCCGAACTGACAGAAAgcatcaactccatgttcCGCTGGTATCAACAGGCCGCCGCCTGCTTCGTGTACCTTTCCGATCTTCCCGCCACCGGAGAGCTAAAGACCAATCTTCCAAACTGTCGATGGTTCCGTCGTGGTTGGACCCTACAGGAGCTGCTCGCCCCAGAGAAAGTGCAGTTCTACGACAAGGACTGGGACCTGCGAGGCACCAAAGACGGTCTTATCGTCAAGCTCGAATCCATCACCGGCATCCCAGCCAACATCCTCACAGGCCATGCCTCCATCCGCCAAATATCCATCGCAGACCGCATGTCCTGGGCCGCAAACCGGCAGACCACCCGCCCCGAAGATGTTGCGTACTGCCTGCTCGGCATCTTCGACGTCAACCTCCCCATGATCTACGGCGAGGGCGAAAATGCCTTTCGACGCCTCCAAGAGGAAATTATCCGCAAAAGCAACGATATGACCATCTTTGCTTGGCAAAAAAGTAACAAACATGTCACTTCTTCTCTAGGTTCAACAACACCGCACAGGTCCGGATCCCCCTTACTCGCCACCTCCCCAGACGACTTCACCCGCCAGAACAAAAACGAaaccatctccatcctcagCATCCGCAACGCCGCCATGAGCgcctccatcaacccagaATACATCGTCACCAACAAAGGCCTGCgcatcacctcctccctcctccgtctAACACAGGAAGACATCGGCGAACCAGACCAAGGCCTGCATTATTTCCTCGGTCTAGGGGAGATAAAACCCCGATTCAGCCCGCCCGGCCAACGAGGAAGAATGATGGGAATCACCCTCAACAAAAACGGCCCCGACTTCTTCGTCCGCAGAAACTGCCCCTTACGAGTGCTATCCGAGCCAGAAGGTTCTGTTCTGCTGACAACCTGCAGGAGAAGCTTTTATATCCAGCTGGACGATACCGCTACCCAACCACTGAATATAACCTCACCGGTGGATGCAATCGCCTTTCCACTCCAACgtctcaccacaaccacagaCCCCCGGGCCCCAGAGAAAATCACGGTCTGGCCGGGAAGAGCCCGGCCAGAGAGCCACTGGGACGAAACCCGGCGTTTGTTCTTCCTTTCCAACAAACGGTTGCTAGTACTGGCGATATCAGCCTTTGCCATCTTCCAAGATGGTACAAGGGTGGAGTTGCTGATGTTGGTTGACCAGCGCGCCAAGAGGCCCGCTGTGCAGCTTTTTTtgcaggagaaggaagcggAGTTGTATGAGTGGTTTCTTGGACGGACGGAGGCGAGCGATATTCATTATTGGGAGCAGCTGCCTGGGGAGTTGTGGAGGAAGGCGTCGCCTTGGCCGGGGAGtcaggttgaggttgttgtgggtgggggaaggaggtATGTGATGTCGGCGTGGATACAGGAGACTGATGATCCagaggcggcggcgttgCATCAGGTTGTGTTTAGAGCTGAAAGGGCAGGCGGTGTGACGGACGAAATCCGggcgaagttgtag
- a CDS encoding hypothetical protein (EggNog:ENOG503P04U; COG:S) has product MSRAHLLRASDPRGKVFGVHGLAAKGEGSRFTQPNYSKNTNEVYLDAALRVIEEGGLFELLSHAGTGCIDVDAVQCLRSWVPDWSLARHAEPLGCISGQPPYRAGEAPNVLDLPSFANVLWFFEERNWASSLSLRHLTPLGSMLSSPGLLIGDRTKTEWPAPDSVRGLYDRWLLTMRLYEKSIDWWKPIEGTSQLRTTILKA; this is encoded by the exons ATGTCGAGGGCCCATCTACTCAGAGCAAGTGATCCGCGGGGCAAGGTTTTTGGAGTCCATGGGCTCGCCGCCAAAGGGGAAGGCAGTCGTTTCACGCAACCCAACTACTCCAAGAACACCAATGAGGTGTATTTGGATGCTGCACTGCGAgtgattgaggagggtggtctTTTTGAGCTGTTGTCGCATGCAGGGACAGGGTGCATCGATGTCGATGCAGTACAATGTCTTCGATCGTGGGTACCGGACTGGAGCCTTGCTCGTCATGCTGAACCCCTTGGGTGCATCTCTGGTCAACCCCCCTACCGCGCGGGTGAGGCTCCCAACGTGCTGGATCTCCCCTCGTTTGCTAACGTCCTTTGGTTCTTCGAGGAGCGGAACTGGGCCTCGTCGCTGAGCTTGCGCCACCTCACGCCCCTTGGCTCGATGCTAAGCTCGCCAGG ATTGCTGATTGGCGATCGCACTAAGACGGAATGGCCTGCCCCAGATTCAGTTCGCGGCCTTTACGACCGGTGGCTGCTAACCATGAGGCTGTACGAGAAGAGTATCGACTGGTGGAAGCCAATCGAGGGAACCAGCCAGCTGAGGACAACTATATTGAAGGCATGA
- a CDS encoding hypothetical protein (EggNog:ENOG503PC2H; COG:S) has translation MAIATSHMNAESSYPRSTMRQSNHSSSGPLCGICREISLDQMGVSDDRKMQRHQPTYLALKQSMDHGCVLCRFIWHALGQSNSREGDRGSDALAHVSEKYPGREISLVAWPGVTPTGYLDRIQIITSGEIPDADTDDEDGDDGPADPSMHPDHQFALSGVLDIFAYADDPAASYGGVTGRPLPTTDGSSNDDFAFATQCLQKCLSNHAGCGRRDEISRLPTRVLDLGPFDGSREPYLLHTAGRQGQYSALSHCWGGHVPITTTSDNIEEHTKAISNLPPTFRDAARISRRLGIRYLWIDSLCILQDSKEDWEKESAMMGEIYKHSVLTIAARAARNARDGCFITRQRDVPACRLEYRSPDDQLVGSIYVRNPTFEIERLTQTPLDSRGWVLQEKLLSPRILYYGAQQLYWECRQTSIRQDGKYHYIQQDAVQPAMWKERMDILAPYQSVYPNFNRIPPDWTEAKHELAARMRQWYNLVEEYSGRQLSFHTDKLPAIAGIAKEWAKSVDLFYIAGLWREDILAGLLWYGGKTATNPPVSSTLPSWSWTRYNGKVSFWAARDSTFGFSDYSCEFVDLSFRASGALGNYGDVVGAKLELRGRILPVRHATRISLGKNFIVGPNIFGYGGEQIGVATFDVPPSTFDALFVLLVHAGVGNVGYGAYYAAGLLISPVPTEQGTFMRVGYVNMEKGHGEGWWDTRSAADYFEHIPTRTLFLI, from the exons ATGGCGATAGCAACGAGCCACATGAACGCTGAAAGCTCATACCCACGATCAACAATGAGACAGTCGAATCATTCCAGCTCCGGGCCTCTTTGCGGGATATGTCGAGAAATATCATTGGATCAAATGGGCGTGTCGGATGACCGCAAGATGCAGCGTCACCAGCCTACCTACCTCGCCCTGAAACAATCCATGGACCACGGATGTGTGCTTTGTCGCTTTATCTGGCACGCCCTGGGGCAAAGCAACTCGCGAGAGGGGGACCGAGGAAGTGACGCTCTAGCTCACGTGTCCGAGAAATATCCCGGCAGAGAGATATCTCTTGTCGCTTGGCCGGGCGTGACCCCAACAGGATATTTGGATCGCATCCAGATCATCACATCTGGGGAGATCCCTGATGCGGATactgacgatgaggatggtgatgatgggccTGCTGATCCGAGCATGCACCCCGACCATCAGTTCGCTTTGTCTGGGGTGCTTGACATTTTCGCATATGCAG ATGACCCTGCTGCGAGCTACGGCGGTGTCACTGGTCGACCGTTGCCGACGACAGACGGCAGTTCCAACGATGACTTTGCGTTTGCCACTCAATGTCTTCAAAAATGTCTGAGCAATCACGCCGGGTGTGGTCGACGAGATGAGATTTCACGTCTCCCTACTCGAGTTCTTGACCTAGGACCATTTGATGGTTCTCGGGAGCCTTACCTGCTACATACTGCTGGTCGACAGGGTCAATATAGCGCATTGAGCCATTGTTGGGGTGGCCATGTGCCAATCACAACGACGAGTGACAATATTGAGGAACATACGAAGGCCATTTCCAACCTACCTCCGACTTTCAGAGATGCAGCCCGTATTTCGCGGAGGCTAGGAATTCGATATCTGTGGATTGACTCGTTGTGCATTCTCCAAGACTCCAAAGAGGACTGGGAGAAGGAATCAGCCATGATGGGAGAGATTTACAAACACAGCGTGCTGACAATAGCCGCAAGAGCAGCCAGAAATGCCCGGGATGGCTGCTTCATCACAAGACAACGTGATGTCCCAGCATGTCGACTCGAGTACCGAAGCCCGGACGATCAGTTGGTGGGCAGCATCTACGTTCGGAATCCCACATTCGAAATTGAACGTCTGACACAGACACCCCTTGACAGCCGTGGTTGGGTACTGCAGGAAAAGCTCCTGTCGCCCCGCATACTTTACTACGGAGCTCAGCAGCTGTACTGGGAGTGCAGACAAACCTCGATCCGCCAAGATGGGAAATACCATTACATCCAACAAGACGCTGTGCAACCTGCCATGTGGAAGGAAAGGATGGACATACTTGCGCCATACCAGTCCGTATACCCCAACTTCAACAGAATACCACCAGACTGGACCGAAGCAAAGCATGAGCTCGCAGCGAGGATGAGACAGTGGTACAATTTAGTTGAGGAGTACAGCGGGCGCCAGCTCTCTTTTCACACCGACAAGCTGCCTGCCATAGCTGGCATTGCCAAGGAATGGGCCAAGTCCGTTGACTTGTTTTACATTGCTGGACTCTGGCGAGAGGACATTCTGGCGGGACTTCTCTGGTACGGAGGGAAAACGGCAACGAATCCCCCGGTCTCGAGCACATTGCCGTCCTGGTCTTGGACGCGCTACAATGGCAAGGTCAGCTTTTGGGCCGCTCGCGATTCCACCTTTGGGTTTTCGGATTACTCTTGTGAGTTTGTCGACCTGTCTTTCCGTGCGAGTGGTGCACTGGGAAACTACGGCGATGTAGTGGGAGCAAAGCTGGAGCTACGAGGGCGTATTCTTCCTGTGCGTCACGCGACGAGAATAAGTCTGGGGAAGAACTTCATTGTTGGACCGAATATCTTTGGTTATGGTGGGGAGCAGATTGGGGTGGCCACTTTTGATGTACCCCCCTCAACATTCGATGCGCTATTTGTTCTGCTTGTCCATGCCGGTGTCGGCAACGTGGGATATGGCGCTTATTATGCAGCAGGCCTACTCATCTCGCCTGTGCCAACAGAGCAGGGTACTTTTATGAGGGTGGGATATGTCAATATGGAGAAGGGACATGGAGAGGGCTGGTGGGACACAAGATCGGCGGCTGATTACTTTGAGCATATACCGACAAGGACGTTGTTCTTGATATAG
- a CDS encoding hypothetical protein (EggNog:ENOG503P04U; COG:S) translates to MDWDHFFLLTHNLHINRRVQLSLSLFLTAYLWFLPVLATVKPPLYALSILVVAYGHAYWRYGINPFAQIDSAVSLAGRISRVAFVTIGHCWSDSLVGRLWLVRFPVIFFYDLEIKAYWTFILVPLAYKLRLQRVFQWFQVERRAHAYRPSQPKLPLYTYTPLSPEKTTIPLLLVHLGHRHKAMSCNLFEVEFKSAPPFAAISYRWAQAERDDGEHIIVSDCTLGVASNVFELLGDLRSTLLPRLIWIDSICIDQLSENEKSYQVYLMGDIDSSASLVTIWLGSPSREMSWTTLNRVIRWLPKRITEVDYFDRILKSIFATLAFRLIDQLRINTSFTRDNLKAYREVGKYRFTAWWIPLMHLLEHE, encoded by the exons ATGGATTGGGACCACTTCTTTCTTCTCACGCACAACCTCCACATCAACCGTCGAGTACAACTGTCCCTCTCCTTGTTCCTTACCGCTTATCTGTGGTTTCTCCCAGTGCTCGCCACCGTAAAACCACCCCTATATGCACTGTcaatcctcgtcgtcgcgTACGGACATGCATACTGGAGATACGGCATCAATCCCTTTGCCCAGATTGACAGTGCCGTCTCGTTGGCCGGCCGTATTTCTCGGGTGGCGTTCGTTACTATTGGCCACTGTTGGAGTGATTCGCTGGTTGGAAGGCTTTGGCTTGTCAGGTTCCCGGTGATCTTCTTTTACGATCTCGAAATCAAAGCGTATTGGACCTTTATCTTGGTACCCCTCGCTTACAAGCTGCGTCTCCAGCGGGTTTTCCAGTGGTTCCAGGTCGAG CGAAGAGCCCACGCTTATCGACCGAGTCAACCCAAATTGCCGCTATACACTTATACTCCCTTATCTCCAGAGaagaccaccatcccacTTTTATTGGTTCATCTTGGCCACCGCCACAAGGCTATGTCATGCAATTTGTTCGAAGTTGAGTTCAAATCGGCCCCACCTTTTGCGGCGATCTCATACAGATGGGCCCAAGCCGAGAGAGATGACGGCGAGCACATAATCGTCAGTGACTGCACATTGGGCGTCGCGTCCAATGTttttgagcttcttggagaCCTCCGATCTACTCTCCTCCCGCGATTGATCTGGATAGACTCAATCTGCATTGACCAGCTCTCGGAAAACGAAAAGTCGTACCAGGTGTACTTGATGGGAGATATTGACTCATCCGCATCACTGGTCACCATCTGGCTTGGCTCACCTTCGAGAGAGATGAGCTGGACAACGCTGAACCGGGTCATTCGCTGGTTGCCGAAGCGGATCACGGAAGTTGATTATTTCGACAGGATACTAAAGAGTATCTTCGCCACCCTTGCCTTCCGCCTGATTGACCAGCTTCGCATCAACACTTCGTTTACAAGGGACAATCTCAAGGCATATCGGGAGGTGGGCAAGTATCGCTTCACTGCCTGGTGGATTCCGCTTATGCATCTCCTCGAGCATGAGTAG
- a CDS encoding hypothetical protein (EggNog:ENOG503P1W4; CAZy:GT25; COG:G), which translates to MPVLFGHRYLALIVVVVLVVFWFFGPQGLQSDGGIHYPRVQGKAFSDILNSTLGFQEIFVINLPERSDRRDAMTLAAALTRLDVKWIDGIDGKDVPERVLPGDSWDKKISKGNKGSWRAHMNALQRWAYIASLGWKCSF; encoded by the exons ATGCCTGTGCTCTTTGGTCACCGGTACCTGGCTCTcatagttgttgttgtcctggtggtgttttggttcTTTGGGCCGCAGGGTCTGCAGTCTGATGGCGGCATTCACTACCCGCGAGTACAGGGCAAGGCCTTCTCCGACATTCTGAATTCCACACTGGGT TTCCAGGAGATATtcgtcatcaacctcccagaGAGATCAGACAGGCGCGATGCCATGACTTTGGCCGCTGCTCTGACGAGGCTTGACGTCAAATGGATCGACGGTATTGACGGCAAGGACGTGCCTGAGAGGGTTCTACCAGGTGACAGCTGGGATAAGAAGATCTCAAAGGGAAATAAGGGGTCCTGGAGGGCGCATATGAATGCGTTGCAGCGGTGGGCCTATATTGCTTCCCTTGGATGGAAATGTTCATTCTGA